In Victivallis lenta, the following proteins share a genomic window:
- a CDS encoding GNAT family N-acetyltransferase: protein MQIEYRILKEITPDEQNAMAELYREVGWIGPGDSAEFIAAGMANSAIAVGAYADGRIIGMGRALSDNVSDAYIQDIAVSPAFRKHGIGGEIVRTIIAELRRRGVDWIALVGEPGTERFYRELGFEAKPDHTFWKLP from the coding sequence ATGCAGATCGAATACAGAATTCTCAAAGAGATCACGCCGGACGAACAGAATGCAATGGCGGAACTTTACCGCGAAGTCGGCTGGATCGGGCCCGGCGATTCCGCCGAATTCATCGCGGCAGGCATGGCGAACTCGGCAATCGCCGTCGGCGCCTATGCGGACGGCAGGATCATCGGCATGGGCCGTGCGCTCTCCGACAACGTTTCGGACGCCTACATTCAGGATATCGCCGTTTCGCCCGCATTCCGCAAGCACGGCATCGGCGGCGAAATCGTCCGAACCATCATCGCGGAGCTGCGGCGGCGCGGCGTCGACTGGATCGCGCTGGTCGGCGAACCCGGCACCGAACGTTTCTACCGGGAGCTCGGCTTCGAAGCGAAACCGGACCACACCTTCTGGAAACTGCCGTAA
- a CDS encoding LacI family DNA-binding transcriptional regulator → MAKPISLGELAVRAGVSPATASIVLNDRPLARHVAEKTRARILRLATEFNYRPNHLAKAMLQQSTRMIGFICGDIATPYYAELADELAKAAEERGYRLMTQPTRWNVDKEFEALEMLLTRAVDGILIYSTICETHRERIEKLSRSGQALVFLGSASGTFSSVLFDVRPGMLELFAYLGENGIRDIALMDDLRFPQKPQAYRFACGRYGITPRCYDFQYGDLASEEACIDRVAAERPELVIVGSDYVAAMTVSRLGRQGLRVPEEISVVTIDGTRWAEFYNPPLTAIRQDGRLLARAGIEELFRKLDGGAEPRTVMIPTSFQAGASVRTLPIHP, encoded by the coding sequence ATGGCGAAACCGATCTCATTGGGCGAGCTTGCGGTGCGGGCGGGAGTTTCTCCGGCGACGGCCTCGATCGTGCTGAACGACCGTCCGCTGGCACGCCATGTGGCCGAAAAAACCAGAGCGCGGATTCTGCGGCTCGCCACGGAGTTCAATTACCGCCCGAACCATCTGGCCAAGGCGATGCTGCAGCAGTCGACCCGGATGATCGGTTTCATCTGCGGCGATATCGCGACGCCGTATTATGCGGAGCTGGCCGACGAGCTTGCCAAAGCGGCGGAAGAGCGCGGCTACCGGCTGATGACCCAGCCGACCCGCTGGAATGTCGACAAGGAGTTCGAAGCGCTCGAAATGCTGCTGACGCGAGCCGTTGACGGCATTCTCATATACAGTACGATCTGTGAAACCCACCGGGAGCGGATCGAAAAACTCAGCCGCTCCGGGCAGGCGCTCGTTTTTCTCGGCAGTGCATCCGGTACCTTCAGCAGCGTGCTTTTCGACGTTCGGCCGGGGATGCTGGAGCTGTTCGCCTACCTGGGAGAGAACGGCATCCGCGACATCGCCCTCATGGACGATCTGCGTTTTCCGCAGAAGCCGCAGGCGTACCGCTTCGCCTGCGGCCGGTACGGAATCACGCCGCGCTGCTACGATTTTCAATATGGCGACCTGGCCTCGGAAGAGGCCTGCATCGACCGGGTGGCGGCGGAACGCCCCGAGCTGGTCATCGTCGGATCGGACTATGTGGCCGCGATGACGGTCAGCCGTCTCGGACGGCAGGGGCTCCGGGTGCCGGAGGAGATATCGGTGGTGACGATCGACGGGACCCGCTGGGCGGAGTTCTACAACCCGCCGCTCACCGCGATCCGGCAGGACGGCCGCCTTCTGGCCCGGGCCGGCATTGAGGAGCTGTTCCGGAAGCTCGACGGCGGCGCGGAGCCGCGCACCGTCATGATTCCGACTTCGTTTCAGGCGGGAGCCAGCGTAAGGACTTTACCGATTCATCCCTAA
- a CDS encoding prepilin-type N-terminal cleavage/methylation domain-containing protein, with protein sequence MRAKPFTLIELLVVIAIIAILASMLLPALNQARDRARATGCVNNLKQAGLAIDQYCGDNDDWSVRGWMPGDYEDALWGGVQWDNYLITRKYSTRKALRCPVPCARPESAGDTQVGLYMMQNFNTGSESWATVGKRARWKNPSAKVGVVDGNKFEFGTHWGGWYWYPFNTQDQTVDARHSGATNVLWLDWHVRPLKIGERQPGGDGVNWAHGKDFQVTI encoded by the coding sequence ATGAGAGCAAAACCGTTCACTCTGATCGAGCTTCTCGTCGTTATCGCGATTATCGCCATCCTCGCGTCGATGCTTCTGCCGGCGCTGAACCAGGCGCGGGACCGCGCCAGAGCGACCGGCTGCGTCAACAACCTGAAGCAGGCCGGCCTGGCGATCGACCAGTACTGCGGCGACAATGACGACTGGAGCGTCCGCGGCTGGATGCCCGGCGACTACGAGGATGCCCTGTGGGGCGGCGTCCAGTGGGACAACTACCTGATCACCCGGAAATATTCGACCCGCAAGGCGCTGCGCTGCCCGGTGCCGTGCGCGCGGCCGGAGTCGGCCGGAGACACGCAGGTCGGGCTCTACATGATGCAGAATTTCAACACCGGTTCCGAAAGCTGGGCGACCGTCGGCAAGCGCGCCCGCTGGAAGAATCCGTCCGCCAAGGTCGGCGTCGTCGACGGCAACAAATTCGAATTCGGCACACACTGGGGCGGCTGGTACTGGTATCCGTTCAACACCCAGGATCAGACGGTCGATGCCCGTCACTCCGGCGCGACGAACGTGCTCTGGCTCGACTGGCATGTGCGTCCGCTTAAAATCGGGGAGCGGCAGCCCGGCGGCGACGGCGTGAACTGGGCGCACGGCAAAGATTTTCAAGTCACGATCTGA